The sequence AGCAAGGAACTTCAAAGTCCAGTAATGCAGGGAATTGTCCCCGGCCTGTGAGCGGCACTCTGCCGCCCCGCCCACCTGTAGGACAAGCCCCAGCggccgctgcctgcctgcctgcctgcctgcctgcgcggGGCGCCGCAGGGGTCAGCTGAGCCCAGGGTCGCTGCTCGCAGGAGGGCGGCCGCTGGTCCCTCCGGGAGCCCCTTTGCTCCCAGGGGGCTCAGCAGCTCCGGCCAGGCGATGCTCTTGGCGTCCGTGCCAGGCAGGGCGCCAAGGGCTCCTTTCCGCGGATGCGGCTCCTGCCCCAGGGATcgagctgctcccccccccccgagcctggGCAAAGCCCGCTGGGTGCCGGCAGAAGTGCCGCCCGCCCCCGCCCAGGTGCCTTCTCCCGCAGGCGCCCCGGCCTCGCCCCTCGCGCTCCCGCCTCGGGGGCTGCGGCGATTCCCCCGAAGGGGCGCCCTCCCCTCCCGCCGTCCCGCCAGCCGCAGCCCGAGGCGAAGGGGCTGACCCAGTGGCGAGCGGCGCAcaagaggagggagggaccagggccggccaacccccccccccggcgctcgACAGAGGCGCGCACCCcccaactcccctcccctcccctcccctcccgcagcaGGGCAAAGCTCCGCAGCCCGGGCGCCTGggctccagtggccagccagcccGCCGGGGAGCGCCTCGCACGCCGCGCTCCCTCCCGCCGCTCCCCGCCAGCCCGCTCGGCTCCCCGGCCCCAGCTGTCAGCCCCGTCCGGGCTCCCCggagccagcctgcctgcctgcctgcctgcctgcctgcctgacagCCGCGGCCCGGCTCGCCCTCGCGCGGCGGCTCCGCACCTCGCCTCCCCGGACGGGCTGCGGGGCTCTCCCGGCATGGGTTGCTGGCAGGCAGCGGCGCGCCCTTGAGCCCCGAGCCGCTCGGCCCCGCTGCAAAGACGCGCCGGGGAAAGGGGGCGCCCCGTCGGGGCTCCGGCCAAACGACAGCGAAGACAGGCGGCAGCGCCCACCACACCGGCCCCCGAGCCTCGCGCCCGCCCCGCGAGGCGAGTCCGCTCCAGCGCCGCTCAGGATGAATCCCTTCTCGTCCGTCTTCAGCTACTTGTAAGTATCCGCTGACGATCTGACTTCTCTAGCTCGCCTCCCTTTCCCCGCCGGCAGGAAAAAACAATAgccaaacagaccccccccctcaatttttcATCTTTATTTCTGCTCCAtttcaaaggcaaaaaaaaaaaaaaatcacctcaccatctactttgttttttccccctttcccccacccccttgtccATCATTCTAGGCTACTACACTTGTTTGCTTTCTGCTTGCAGGCACAGGTAAGGAATCGCTTTCTTTATTACTTCTTCAAtctcttcttttgtttttatatCGAACTGTCGCCAAATGGGAGCGTTAAAACGTCACCCCCCTTTTAAAAGTGATCCTAAGGGAAGGAGTTTTATAAAAGCATAGGTAATCCTTGAGTAGGAAAAGCTTGAGTGGCCAAATGCAAAACAGGGGATTTTAGACTGAGGACTGGGGTTAAAAGAAAGGTAGATGAAAGTTTAGACGGAAAATTGAGATTGCAGACCTAAAAGCCAGCATCGTGCAATGATGTGGAATACAGAGCAGGAAATAGATGCTGATTTGTTTAAATTGCTGTGCAATATTGCTCCAAATCAGCAATTTTAAAAGCATGTTTAAATTATTAGCACTTCAATTATGAGGGTTATTTTAGTTTTTACTAAAAATGTTTAAACAACAGGGATCCTTGCACATTTTAATCAAATATAAAAGCTCGGTATTAGTAATTTTGGCTGTTAGTGATTAGACGTGCTGCTGCTATATTAAAACTGCAGCCTCATACCTTGGAAATCTATAACCCTTCTGGTTCAGTATTGATGGCAAatccaggaagagaaaaacaacTGCCTATTCAAAAAATTCCCCCACACAAGAAAGGTGTAACAGGTGTAAAATTCTGAATTAAAAATTGTGATGTCCAACCCCGCACACACCAATTCTGTACCTGTgtggaaaaaacaaaaactgctctgggggcaggggtgggaatatGGAGTTGTGTAAAAACCTCCAACTTTCGGGGCCATCAGAGCAAAGAGAGTCTGGTTGTCCACATGGTCCCCTCATCAGAGCTAGCAAGGGAATCCAGCGATATAATCAAAAGAACCATGGATAGGAAATgcgcacacacaaaggaaaagagagggaaatTGTCAAGGGAAGACCTCTATAAACTCTGTCTTTCAGAAGGAAGGTTGCTTTCCCATTTACATGGAGCAACCTTAGCATTTGAcatgggggctggaggggggagaggttgCTTCATGTGCTGCCCCCCATGAGGTTGAAAGGAACAAATCTCCTCAACATTTGCTCTGAATACGTCTTTATAAATGTCAGGGGCAAACTAAACCCCTTCAGACTTAAAAGAGGAATGGGAGATTTAGAGGGTTGGAAGAATTCTCCTAAGACCAggctgggagaggagagaaacagATTTGGGTAGTGGCAAAATCATTGTGCAGCTCCACAGCCCGAGTCATTCCATAACTGAGCATACTCCTCACAGGCTGACGATTGCTTTGAAtgtgtgggggtggtgggaaaCCCACAGCTAGCCTCAATGTGTATGGAAGGGCTCATAAATATTAGCTGGAAAGACAATTCCGAACTGCCTCGGCTGCTGACACAACTGATCCCTGTTTAAGGGGGATAAAATACGGCTGCCTTTGCATGGGGGGTGGGAGCGGCACTGGTGACTTTGGTCTGGGGCACGAGGCCCTCGGAGCCCCACAGGGCAAAACTTTCAGGTGGGCCATTTGGAATTCCAACAAAGTAAAGAGGAAAGCCCAAGGATAGATGTTCGTACAGATGTTCGTAGAGCACCATGGTCAGATATGAATGGTCCAACAAACACAGTCTGCCTTGTGTGGCTCTGGTGGTAATCTAGACTAACTCCAATGTTTTCTACAGAACAATCTTGGATTTTAATTGGTTTAATCAGGATTGGGACCCTTGCCTGGTGCGGTTCAATCGTGTCTGCAATCTACTTCAACGCAGTGAAAATCTGGGGAAGCAAGCAGAGCTATGTGGGGGTTAAAACAAGTGTCGGAGGCACCTCGTTCTGGTCCCAGTGCTCTAGAACCAATGTTTCCCTTAATCTGGGTTCATTTCCCATTGAAAAAACACCTGGTCTGGGCAGGGTTATAACTTCTCAATCGCAAATCAGATCCCCCCTAACGCCCTTGGCTCTTCACTGCTCCAGCCAAACGTTCTCTCAAAACGCACCTGGAACATGCCAGCATAGCGTTTCTCAGAGGAGTAGAGATTATAATGGTGTgttgtatattttttaatttcctaAAGGTAACTGTTCAGTCCCCACCTAATTTTACacagcatgtgagggagcagagcCTGGTGACCGATCAGCTAAGCCGGAGGCTCGTCCGGACCTATCAGCTGTACAGTCGGACCAGTGGGAAACACGTGCAAATCCTGGACAACAAGAAAATCAATGCCATGGCAGAGGATGGAGATGCTCACGGTAAGGCTTCTGTATGTGGGTAGcagtgcttgggggagggggggcatgcagCACAGTAATTGATGATTTCCGTCCCTTTGTTAGCCAGAAATCATtacaaggatgggggagggggggttgtgatGGAAGAATGTAGCAATCAATATTTGTAATAATAGTACATTGCTTTCCCTCTgaggattgaaataaaagcttatGAGGAGTGCTGTAGGGTTTTTCAAATTTCTGCACCTGATCTTTGACCACTCGAATAATGGGGAAagtagcaattttttaaaatgtccatatgGGGAAGGGGTGAAAATGCCCTAGCTGTTTGGAAGTATTGGATGGTGTGGTCCTGAAACACAGCCCTTGAGATAGAAATGAAGACACTTCGATGATACAACTCCCCCTAAGTTTTCAGAATCTGAGGGAGAACTTTAACATGAGCACACCTTGAAAGCTAAACTTTGGCAACCAACCGAAACCCTTGAGATGTGGGTTAGGTTGTGGTAACAGGTCTTCCTTCTCTGAGAAAAAAGGGGTGTGTTGGGGAATTGCTGAGCAGTGTGGAAGTTTTAAATACTTAGACTACAAGGCCTTGTAGGAGAAGCAGAGGTGTCAGCAAGACTCGGACTCCCATAAACAGTATGGCCCTCTCCCTGTTCTTTTCTTTATCAGCGTGGGACAGTGCAGGAGGGTTAGGAAAGATGCTACAGGCTCTATCTTGCTTTCTTGGCAAAATTGTACATCTCCTTTTGTGCATGCCACCATTTGTATAGTTATGCATCATGGGCTTAAGCATTAGCTGTGTGTCTTGCTTATGTGCTCTGATACAGTTTAAAGTTGGCTAAAGGTTTTATGTTGGATGTTAATAGCTGGTTCTCAGTGTATTCCACACATGTATATTTTAACCTTTCAGGCAAAACATCCAGAGCATAAACCAGCTATAATTTGAACATCAGTTTGTTTCCAACAAGAGGGAAACTTTTTTTAAACTTCTTATAAGAAAAAGTGGAAAGGACTTAAATAACAATGTTCAGAAAGTCCAGAATGAAGCGAGAGAAGGagcttgaaaaagaaaaaacccttctattaaaacataataaaaaggtTAAGCATTTGAAGAGCAAACTGAGTAGTGAtctaaaacagagaaagagagagagggagagaacacaAGCAGTTTTTCAGATGTAAAGTTTTAAAAGAGTCGCAAGTCTGTAAATGTTAAAATAGAGGTTCAGGATTGTTCTATATGAATCTCTGGAGAGACCCCCATGTCTGGAAGAGCTATTAAAACTCTTCTTACTTTCACCTTTTTTAACATTTCCTGAATACTTTCTCCTCTTCGCAGTCCAGTTAGGGGATCAAGTATGCCTTGCTGCATTTTTCCTGCATCTACGTAGCCACTTTCCCTTCAAAGTTTGAGCATGAAACATAATTTTACTGGGATAAATCTGTCACTGAAGTGAAAGAATAGAGTTGAAAATgttgccctcccccacccacaccaaccTTTCACACCATTAACAATATATATTAAAACcgtaagttttatttttaaatagtatTGATCtggctttcttttatttatttattgggggggggctgtcagtAATAAGGTGATTTATTCTTTCCAAAGGTCATTTTTTCCTGCTGTGACACTTTAACAGCTGATCTAATGTCAGGTCAATTTTTGTCAGTTATTTGTCTTAATTGTCAATATGGGCCTCAGCCTTCTAATTAAGAGTGAAGCCCCTTAGATGATAAAATTTAGTCCACTTCCCCAAGCGTTACTTAACAGTCGACCATCTGAATTCAAACCATCCTTACCTGTATGAATGAAAGGCAAACTGCCTTGGAAGTGAATGAGAATGAGGTTTAGCGGAGGCTTGCGGAGGGAGTTTGAGCGTGCTGCTGCAAGTCTTTGTGGGCAGGGTGTCCTTGGTCTTTGCGTCCCTGCCCTGCTGTTAAtccccatctcctctccagagcaGAGTTCCAAGGGGGCCTTGCCAAGCGAGCAGTGATTCAGCGTTGGAGGCTGGTCACCAAAGAGGCTCGTGCGGCAAGGCAAAGCCCACCAACAGGCGATAAATCAGAAAGAGCCTTTGAaaaggtgggaaggggggaggaagcatgtGGTGCTCAGCCTCTGTCCAGGGCTGCTTTTCTGTGCCTCTCCATCAGTCAACAGAGGAGAGCATGGAAATTGATGCTCTTTAAACCTTTTACTGCTCTCTTGATCGACCTCCCTTGCTCATGCCCCCCAAAGACAGATAAATAAGGGGACCTTGTCTGCGTAGCTCAATGAAGAGGAGTCAGGAGTCCAATTGCTCTTTAGCAGGGGGTTTTACAGATGTTAATATTTTATAGGCAGGAGAAGCGCTAAAATTAAAGCGGCTGTAATGGGTCGGAAGGAGTGATGTGATGTGGTAATTCATATACAGTGCAACCTGCACatgcaggaggaggggaggcggGAATGCCGGCCCTCCGGGATCCGGGCTAGAGCACCAAGGACTAAAAGGTTGTCTGATTCATGTATACCTCTGCCTAGTGCGAATGGTTAAATATAGAAACAAAATGTGTCCGTATGCTATTGCTGGTGAGTCTCGTGCCAGTGACATGGCTGTTTCTACAGTCTTTCCTTTTGCTCGGTTACTGCATTAAGCGTATTGGTCTCTGCTAGAATAATAAGCCACTCACGCTTTCCTTGGGCAGGTGTAGGAGAGAATATGTTTTTCATATCTACATGTGGTGGATTTTTCAGTCTTGCAGTTCAAAACTTGGTAGGCCCTTGCAAAAGAGGAAAAGACAGATGGTACATTTCTACAAATACCAACCTACCAATATAATAGACTGTGATTCCATGTTTCTTGTCTGTTTCTAGAGGCTCCTGCCTTGTCAGGCTTTAGGATGAAAGCTGTTTAAATTGAACAGATCATTAGGACCTTTCCTTTGAGGGTTCTGTATACCCATGCATAGCTTGCCTGGTGCCCATTTGGACAGCAGTATCTTCACACCTGAATTTTCTCCTTTAGAAAAGCCCATTTCCCCTTCAAAATTCCAAAGTTACCTTTTTGTCAGAGGATATTCAGGTGCCTATGCAATAACTCTCCCAGATAAATGTTTACTGTGAGGCATTTACTGATTTGTATAAGGCACAGCTAGAGAATCCTGGATAAGTAGCCCGAAGACTGAAATTAGTGTCTTACCCACATGACTGGGACTTTTGCATCCTGTATTACCTGCCTCCCATTTTAACTTTTTCCTGGCTGCAGTGGAGCACCAGGTATTGGGCAGATCACATAAGAAATTATACAATCCCTACCTAGAGAGTCTACAAATAAGACAGTTAGGACAAAAGTGAAGGAAGAGGATGGCTGTTGATTAAGGTTTACAGGTTGTCTTGGGGAGTCCTAAAAAGGAGGCATTGAGAAGTGTAAGGCAAACCAATGAAGAAAAATCCTATTTGGCACAGCCTGCCCTTTCTTCTGCCTgacagagggggaaggagagccaGTGCTAGGAACTATTTTTGCAAGGAAACTGGAGTGGATCCTGAGGTGAAGCTCCAGTAGGGGAGGGGCGATACTGGAAGCAGACACAAAGCATCCTTGGGGCTTTGCAAATAATATCACCACATGTGCAGCTGTAGCTTCTGTTGTGTGGGATCCACATTTCTTACCTTGAGGAACGGGTTCTGTTTCAGGCATCTCACGTTTGCTGAGGTCTCAGATTACATAATAGGATGCTTGGGGAAAATGCTTATTTCTTTGGTTAGCCGGACCATTATGATTTGGAGTCCTGTCTGGAATGTTATTGTGTGGCATGGTCAGCTATGGAATGTTTCCTCTAATATCACTGGCAGTGGCATctggagagagtgagagagagagagagagagaaggttaaACATGGCCAATGGGGAAAGGATGGATGCAGAATAGACATGGCGGCTGGAGCGGGGTCCAGCTCCACCACCCAGCAGTTCTCCTTGTGAAAGCCAAAAATGTCAGGAGTCTATCATTCTATTGCATTTTGTCCTGCTCCTTCTCAAAAGAGCTAAGGGTTGTGTGAACCAGGGTCACAGACttcttttattctcacaacaaccctgttaggtagaCAGGCTGAAAGACAGTGAGGGGTCCAAGGCTGCCCAGTGAACTTCATTGCTAAGCAGGGATCTGCTGGCTGTGTGGAAAAGGGAAGCAGATATATTGATTTGTTTGACCTCATTACTGGAACAGTCTTATTGAAGTGTGCTCTGTACTGGAGGGGCGGGGACATTATCCATGATcagtatagggatgccagcctctaggtggggtccagagatccagactacagagatcagtttccatggagaaaacagatgttttggGGGCTGGACACCTAACAGCTCTTGGATGTATATTGAGACTTTAAGAGATGGTTCTGCCAAGCCAGGAAGGCTGGTGATCCATACATTTCAGTAATATGCCGTAGCATTTTGCCTAGCTTAGTGGATCTTTGCCATTATCTGGCTGGATCAGTTTGTTGAGATCACTTGACTTAGATCCACTTTGTGGAGCTATACCTTACTTGGTTACAATTTTGATCTGCTTCTAGTAGACAAGCCAGAATCTTGTTTTCTCCAGTCCTGTATATTTCTTATTGATCTTTGTGGCTTGTCTCTATGACTTGCCCTTCCCATATTCTGTTGATCAAACTGCAGCTGGTCTCTTCTATGCAATATCTACCCAGCAAGGAACTTCTACTGGCCTAGTCTACATATATGATGCTCAAGATTTCATTTTATGTGACAGCAGCACATACATTTAACCTCCTGTCTTCCTTAATCATGCATAAAATAGGAGGGGTGATTTTAATAACAGAAAGGGCACATAGTTGTGGGGAGCTAAACTCTGCCGTTAGCCTCTATCCAGCCTGTTGCTGGAATCCTTTTGTTCCTCCAGTCAAGGCTCCTCTACTAGAAATAAAATATCAGGTTAAACATATGTTGAAGATGTTTTGGCTTCCCTCACCTCATGTGCCTCTTTGATTCTTACATAAGAGTATGTCGGACTTGGGCTTAAACAAATGGGCCGGTGGCCATTGTGCTTAGTTTAAACGTCAGTATGAGAGCATGGTGCCAGTATGCAAAGCACAGTGAATGCCACTCACTGATACTACTGGATAGACAAACTGGAACCCCTCGTAGTTGGCTGGACTTTAGCAGAGAGTGCCATGCTGTGCATCATCAtctaaaaaagcaaaacaaaaggctGTCTGACTTCTTGCTGAGAAGTGCATCCTTCTCTTACGGTCATAAAGGACAAAGCTAGATTTTCAAGAGTTCCCAGGATTCTTGTGTACCTTGACCactaaacaaacaacaaactttGCACAGGATCAGAATATTACTGCAGTGTCCTTAGTTCTTCATATTCTGCAAGGAGGAAGGCCTGGGGTGAGTAAGATGGCTCTTTGGGGCTGGCTGACTGGCTCCAGTTCTTTGGGGTTCACATGGCAATGCGAAGGAGGGGACAAGCCATTGATCTGTGATTTGCATAGCCACTTCAAAAGACAATCAatgtctccattaaaaaaaactgagacTAAATCAATACGCCCTCTCAACTCTCACAAAGGTGAAATGCATTAAGGGGCTGCCCTTACCCTCCACAGCTTCCTCTGCCAGCTGCAGAGTCAGCATCAGTGTGGAGAGACACACAGCAGAGGGAACCAAACCATCTTATGGATCTTCTTGACCTCCAGAGAATGGAGATGCACTAAGAGCAAGAGGGCAGAATTGCAACATTACAAAATTAGAGTATGGTTAGCGAGAGTGCTGCTGCCCCAATTGCAAAGCTAGCTTTAAAGCAGAGTGTTCAAATGCTGTCTCCACCCAAGGGTTTTGGATTAACCTTTATGTTCCCTGTCCTCTTAGGCTTTGAACCACAGTATCTTAATTCTTTCTCCATGAGTGAAGCAGctaaaaatttaaataacaatTTGAAGTTCCTTGAATTCAGAAGTGATGAGGGAAAATATTCAGAATGAGAAGAGCTGCAAGGTGTGGTCTGTCTTGATGGGTCGTTGCTTGAGATTAGGATCTTTCTTTCTTCAAAACCATCCTGTAATATTTGCAAGCGCTATTGTGGTTGTTTGTGGGTGGTATGTTTGTGTAGCTATGGGTAGATGGATCAGGAAGCCAGTACAAGCAGTAAGTCTCTGGTCCTTGTACATGTAGACATGTATGCTGTGTTTCATGCTGCGCTTTTATGAACTACATGACGTGCAGGACATGTTCAACAGCCAAACAATGGCACCATGAGGAAGCTACCATGAGGGAGTCATCTCATGCCCAGTCATCTCAGTGGCAAGGGAGGCAGTTGGCGTCACCTTCATGCGGGGTCACCAACTGCCAGatgaggcttggagttctcccagaattacaactgacctccagactatggagattaGTTCTCCTCTAGGAAATGAGAGGTTCAgtggggtggattctatggcattgtttattatttattaatatttatatttgttaaccACCACTTCCTGACCCAGCTGACTTGTGACGGTGTACAACAAAgttaaaaacccacataaaatacagacAGTATCATAAAAcaatgacagcaaaaaaaatctaaaaacctccccccctcccccaccctataaTAGCAgccatcacatccctgctgagttcccttcaCAAATTCCACCCCCCTCaggcactacccccccccccccatccagcaatttcccaaactTCAGGGTCTGCTTTCCCACCTGCTGGACCCAAGATAAGCCCCTGAAGTGCAGACCCAGGAGATGAACCCTGTGGGAAGCCACATCTGAGGTCTTGTTTGAGAGAAGCAGCATGTTTACCTCAGATTACATTTTGAGTGCCAGCTACCCAAGGAGGCTTTTGATTTCAGGGAGGCATTCAATTTACGGCCAAGAAGTTACATTTGTTCTATATAATATTGCTTAATAAACATGCCTTGTGCTTGAAACCATAAAGCCATAGCCCCATTAACAGCACTAATGATCCTTCATTGGCAGAGAAATCTGATACGGTTATTTCAGTCacagcccattgatttcaatggagaaACTCTGTCTAGGATTGTACTGCCAGTGATACGGTAGGCAACAGAGGGGTGGAAGACCATAGAGCAATGAGGCAGGATACAAAACTATGTTGTGAAATGTGGGGGGAAAGAATATTGATCATTGCCTTAattactgaaggggggggggagattccagaTTTCTACCAGCCTGCAAAAAGTTATTTCTAACCTAGAAACCTATCCCCTAATACCACTTATGTGGCTACTGTGTGGTGAGGAAAAATCACTTTGTGTGTACCCCTGTTCACTCACCTGAGACCTGGAAATCAGGGCAGTGATTATCCTTGGGTCACATTGATTTAGACTCTCCTACGTATCCTGTTTTTCTGCAGTGAGAGCTTAAGACTGCCCTCTCTAGACCCTGTAGCGAAATGGCTTCTCTGCACTGGATAACCTGTGGTTTTATCCTCATTGAACTTTATGACACTTTGGTGTTTATCCCTAATCCCAAATTTTGGGGGTTAGTTATTAATTGAAGACTAACATGCATTACATATGTGCTCAGAGGGAAATGTTCTTCCATGTGTAAACTGCAACAAGGTGACTTGCCACCGAGAATAAAAACAGATGTTGAGGGAGAATGGGCCCTTGTTTTGTTCCGCTTGCCCCCATTTTGTGTAGCCTCCCTATACTCCTGAAGAAAATTCCCATTTCAACTTATTCCAAAACAGTACCGATCTCTTCTGCTCTTGCTTTGACTGCGGATGATAAAGAGGATAGGAAACAAACTATGTACAAggaaaaacaaaggagaaaaggttATAGAACAGGAAAGATGAGCAAGAGGTTGGTAAATAAGGTTTCACAGTTCTCCTCCACCCATATCTATGCTATAAAAGGAACTGCTGCCCTCCACATGACATGTAGCTATGGTTTCTATTGATACTTCCTGATGCCACAGGACATCGCATAGCAGTGTCCCTCTCTGATGTCATGTGGATCCTGAAATGCTCAACAAGTTGTCTCTCCTTGAGTTGTGTCCATTTCGTAACTTTCATATGACTAGTTTTCGTTTCCTCTTGTTCCCTCCAGCCAAGCTCATTGTGGAGACTGACACATTTGGGAGCCGTGTGAGAATCAAGGGAGCTGAGACAGGATTCTACATCTGCATGAACAAGAAAGGAAAGCTAATTGGCAAGGTAAGGAGTCAAGGCTGTGAAATTTGTGCGTATGTACACAGGTATGCAAATGGCCTGCAGGGAATGAACTGATGAGCAAACAGCTGTTGCACCT is a genomic window of Paroedura picta isolate Pp20150507F chromosome 8, Ppicta_v3.0, whole genome shotgun sequence containing:
- the FGF8 gene encoding fibroblast growth factor 8 isoform X2, yielding MNPFSSVFSYLLLHLFAFCLQAQVTVQSPPNFTQHVREQSLVTDQLSRRLVRTYQLYSRTSGKHVQILDNKKINAMAEDGDAHAKLIVETDTFGSRVRIKGAETGFYICMNKKGKLIGKSNGKGKDCVFTEIVLENNYTALQNAKYEGWYMAFTRKGRPRKGSKTRQHQREVHFMKRLPKGHQTTEPHRRFEFLNYPFNRRSKRTRNSSPKPTP
- the FGF8 gene encoding fibroblast growth factor 8 isoform X1 codes for the protein MNPFSSVFSYLLLHLFAFCLQAQHVREQSLVTDQLSRRLVRTYQLYSRTSGKHVQILDNKKINAMAEDGDAHAKLIVETDTFGSRVRIKGAETGFYICMNKKGKLIGKSNGKGKDCVFTEIVLENNYTALQNAKYEGWYMAFTRKGRPRKGSKTRQHQREVHFMKRLPKGHQTTEPHRRFEFLNYPFNRRSKRTRNSSPKPTP